A genome region from Labilibaculum antarcticum includes the following:
- a CDS encoding DUF1573 domain-containing protein: MKKIILFKILNYLYYTVYLLVLAIFLIQCSSDKKTKIENKVIDGKASEQIIMTKGFPKFEFTKELHKFGEISAGEIVVCDFFFKNIGSKDLVIKNIETSCGCTAVKWDKKPVAIGEESHITVEFDSKGRYGKQYKVITVFCNTLYGTKELVITAQVK, translated from the coding sequence ATTCTCAATTATCTTTATTACACTGTTTATTTGTTGGTGCTGGCAATATTTTTGATCCAATGTTCCTCTGATAAAAAAACAAAGATTGAAAATAAAGTGATTGATGGAAAAGCTTCGGAACAAATTATTATGACGAAAGGCTTTCCTAAGTTTGAGTTTACTAAAGAATTGCATAAATTTGGGGAGATTTCCGCAGGGGAAATAGTTGTTTGTGATTTCTTTTTTAAGAATATAGGATCAAAAGATTTAGTAATTAAGAACATTGAAACAAGTTGTGGGTGCACTGCCGTTAAATGGGATAAGAAACCAGTAGCAATTGGAGAAGAATCTCATATTACTGTAGAGTTCGACTCAAAAGGAAGATATGGAAAACAATATAAGGTGATTACTGTTTTTTGCAATACTTTATATGGAACAAAGGAGTTGGTAATTACTGCTCAAGTGAAATAG
- the yajC gene encoding preprotein translocase subunit YajC, which yields MDNLLNILLMTQPQEGANPIMQFVPLILIVVVFYFFMIRPQMKKQKDLKKFREDLKKGDKVVTTGGIYGKVIEIQETVIIMEVEGQNRLKIDKAAVVKDMSDVAQK from the coding sequence ATGGATAATTTATTGAACATCTTATTGATGACGCAACCTCAAGAAGGCGCAAACCCGATTATGCAATTTGTACCTCTAATTCTAATCGTAGTGGTATTTTATTTTTTCATGATTCGTCCGCAAATGAAAAAGCAGAAGGATTTGAAGAAATTCCGTGAAGATTTGAAAAAAGGTGATAAGGTTGTAACTACAGGTGGTATTTACGGGAAAGTTATTGAGATTCAAGAGACTGTAATTATCATGGAAGTTGAAGGACAAAATCGTTTGAAAATTGACAAAGCAGCGGTGGTTAAAGATATGAGTGATGTCGCTCAAAAATAA